From the genome of Megachile rotundata isolate GNS110a chromosome 3, iyMegRotu1, whole genome shotgun sequence:
TTACAGGAGTGCTATGTTTACCCGGAAAGGTAATGCTTTGAGGTTATTTTAGAATTGGAGATTCTAAAGCCGGCGTGAAACACCATTGGTGGTTCCCTTTCCTATACCTTCCATCTGCGAATCGCCATGTTCGAAACATAAATCACAGAATTATTTGTACACGTCTATATTTATCGAGAAATAACAATCAATCTTGCAAGTAACAATTGCAACTTATCTGATATTGGAACATGCTACAAGTACCACAGTGATACAAGTACCATGGTTTctcaagaaattttgaaaaagcaaGTCATCGTGCAACATGACATCATTGTAGGAATGATAGGTAGAAACTGTAAATATTAGTTTAGTTAATTTTTCCTCAGATAGTAAAAAAAGATTACGCGATGCTGACTAATTCAATCAACTTTAACAAATGCTTAATTCACAATTGGCCACAAGTAAAAGAATTTGATATATCGACAACCTAATTTTGAGCCCAGATTAATTATAACCTCATAAACATTTACATCGATAAATATATCTAAAGGCAGGTCAACAAAACCGTTCGATCAACAAGAAGTTTTATCGACAAAGAATTACTGCATCCTGTCAAATGTAATTCTAATAAAGTTTTGGATGACTCGCAAAAGTTTAAGCATTGGGTAACCAACATTAAATTTATCTTcttatttataaacaattttagaCAAACTTCGTCGTTATTTTCCATTCTTTGAATCTACCTTATCTATCGTCTATAcgtctttttattttaaagcTATTTAGCGATTTGGTAATAGTATTAACTAAAATTGACCGCAATGAACAAAAGGTTAACTCTGAAAGTTGAACGACCTAATTTTCCACATAACACTCGCTCcggtaattgccgttttaaCGAGGATAGATTAAAGATTAATTAATTCCAATGTGAATTGCTAGGATCGTTGCTGCAATTACTATCTGTCATAGTAGTTTTATCTGATTTTACTTCAATCATAAgttacttaaaaattgaaaaaagacgCTAGTTTCCCTGAACTGTATATTACTGGGCGAATGCCAAGCGTTAATTACATAATGTTTCTTTCACATGTCCGTCAAATGTGCAGTTTTTATTTCGCTATTCGGCGCGACACGTGAGCGGCCACAAATTATTACTTTGACTTTATTTCCACTGTAAAAATATAGGCTACGACGGAATAATTATTAGATTCAGTTGTGTGCTCGATATTGGAGAATTTGCACGTGTACGCCCTTTAATATCATGCAAATCAGCCTATATTGTTAAATGTGTAATTGCGTCGCTCTCGTGGAAACATTTAATTACACGCTCAAGTTGAGTTGAGCAATTTTAAACTTTCCGCTACTTTTACATACAGCGGACCGTACCAAGAAATTGGACACGGATTTCGCTAATTTATGAACTTTcttatttttggattttggggtcttgggaaattgggacgttgagtttgcaattttttggCTTTGGTACTTTTgggttttgggagtttgggatcttggaattagtaggttttgggactttgaagctATGGgactgaaattttgggactttggaactttaaaattttgggaccttgagagttccaaagtcccaaaattgagaccttggggttttgggaccttgagattattagattttgagactttggggctttgagaaattttgggactgagacactgaaattttgggactttaaggctttgaaattttggaaccttgagagttccaacgttccaaaatttcagaccttggggttttgggaccttgagagttccAACGTCTCAAAATTTCAGACCTTGGggttttgggaccttgagagttccaaaatcttaaaatttgagaccttggggttttgggaccttgagagttccaaagtcccaaaatttgggaccttgggattttggaaccttgagagttctAACGTCCcaaaattgggaccttgaggttttgggaccttgagagttccaaagttcaaaaatttgagaccttgaggatttgggaccttgagagttccaaagttccaaaatttgagACCTTGAggttttgggaccttgagagttccaaagtcccaaaatttggGGCCTTGGAATTAttagattttgggactttgaagctctgaaattttgtaaccttgaaattccaaacctcccaaaatTTGAGACCCTGGAATTTCGAGACTTCAGACTATAAAACTATGTAATCTAAAAAAGCttggaatcttcaaatttttggcACTATCTTCAGAAACTTAAAACTTCACAGTGTCATAAAAAATTACcatctataaaaaaaatttgaaaaattgaaagttacATAAACAGTTACTATAATAAATTGAACAAACTAtgtaataacagtaaaatttgTCAATATCTGTAGTAATCGCGGAAACTTATTCCGACGAGATAACACGTAGACTTAGAGAGTGGTTTCGCGTTATTTTTAGGCACGACGGGCATATACGTTAGCTAGTGCGTACACGATTACTAAATGGTTCTACGTTTTTGAGGacaatgttaaaaaattccTTTAACTTTATACAGTTTCTCTGCGCTTTGTGGATATACGataaatttttgcataaaatattttacggtACAGTAACAAActaattatgtaataaaaacctgaaaataAATAAGATTACGTGGAGCTGAAccgaaataaatttgtaagtttagccACAACCATTCGATATATAAAGCTTTTAGCTAAATTAACGTCGAGTTGTGGTTGGTCAGTTACAGtaagaaaattgataaaaaaaagtatgTTGTTTAAAACCTTGTGTCAGTTTCTCTGAGAAATAAAATACGCAAGTAGCGTGACTTCGGAGCTTGTTTAAAAAAAGTGTTTGATACAGAGACACTCTTTGTTCAAGCATCACAAAgtatttaagtataataatagcgAGAGCGAACAAAGGGTCTTTCATCggttacattggtaataatcCAACGATCGTATAAATCTTTGGACAAATAATTTCTATTGTTGTTAGTAACAGTACTAATATTTGAAGCAGCAGAAAAATAACTCCATCacatgatttagaaatttagattccTAGTTTCGTGGACCTCGCTGTTGCACCAATAACCTAGATAGCAGATCCAAATTCCACTGTTTCTCAATTTACTTTTGCAGTCTTAGCTGTTCCTCTAAACTTGAGATGATTCGCTTCTGgcaacaaaatttccaaaatatgtCGTTCTGAGGTTCGACACATTTACACCGGTTAACTATAACTGACGGTGTTCTTAAGCAATCGACTACGTCATTAATTACGTACTTAGAAACTTCGACCATCGTAACGGGAAATTACCTAATACGTTTAATCTGTTTTgtctattatttcttttaatgcAAAACATGCAATACTGTTTACGCATAATTTTCAAAGGTTGtcgatattacaaattattattacagtgTCAAGTTATGAAACAACTTAAAATTACGTACCACACttgatacaaaatttgaaatgcttAACGAGCTAGAATTCGTAAGGTCTGTTATGTACACAACATACGAAAAACATAATTCTGCTAACATGACTGTCCTTCAATTTTAGGAAATGTCAAGATTACGTTCCTTCAAACTAGTTCCACAAACAGTTTTATAAAGCCCGGttcatattatcgatatataAATGATTGTATACTTTGATCCGTGATCGATCAAATATTAATTCTATTATATAAATTCATGTTTTGATGTAAGGTAGACAGATCGGTCACAATGCAAAGTTATACCACGTGCATAACTCGTGCTTGAACGTGTCGCGTGTGTGACCCACGCCTTAATGCTAAATCGTGTGTGTGACTCAAGTGGCAGCGTTAAATTGTTGCGTGACCTACGCATCAATGTAAAATCCCGTGAGACTCATGATTCAGTGTTAAATTACACGTGTTGCATCGGTGAAATCTGGTTGGTGACCTTACGGTAAATTGTGAGTGACCCACGGCATGTGGTTAACTTAAATGAGTGACCCACAGTGCGATATTAAATGACTGAAATGATGTACACTTTGGAGTCTCATTGTTCGAGTGACCCACTCATCGATTTCAAATTTTACGAATGACCCACGTTTCGGGTTCCAATTAGACGAGTGACCCACGCTTCGATTTTAAACTGTATGAGTGACCcactcttaaatttcaaattatacgaGTGACCCACATATCAGGCACTAATTTACGAGTGACCCACGCTTCTATTTCAAATTGTGCGAGTGACCCActcttcaatttcaaattatacgAGTGACCcactcttaaatttcaaattatatgaGTGACCAACACATCAGGCACTGATTTGCGAGTGACCCACGCTTCTATTTCAAATTGTGCGAGTGACCCActcttcaatttcaaattatacgAATGAACCATGTATTTATTCCAAATTGTATGAGTGACCCACGCACCCAGCTCGAATCATGACGATGACCCACGTGTAGATTTCAAATGGTACGGGTGACCCactcttcaaattcaaattataCGAGTGAACCATGTATTTATTCCAAATTATATGAGTGACCCACGCACCCAGCTCGAATCATGACGATGACCCACGTGTAGATTTCAAATGGTACGAGTGACCCactcttcaaattcaaattagATGAGCGACTCGTGtatttgtttcaaattataTGGATGACCCACGCGTCGGGTTCGATTTGTACAAGTGACCCACGCTTCGAATTCAAATTGTACGAGTGACCCATTGTTCGATTTCAAATTATATAAGTGACCTATATATTTGTTTCAAATTGTATGGATGACCCACACACAATGTCAAATTGTTCGGGTGACCCACGCACAAATTCTATAAATGACCCGCGCTTCGATTTTAAATTGTATGGATCACCCACGTCCCAATATTAAATCGTACGAATGAATCACGCATCAAACTTAAATAACATATGTGACCCACGCGTCGGCGTTAATTCGGGTCCGTGACCCAATCATCGACGTAAAATTCCATAAGCGATCCCAAGATTTAAATCACGCGAGCTTGtcctaattttatattatacgtaACCCACTCGACAATGCTAAATCATGCGAATGACCCACGCTTCCTCCCAATAACTTATCTGCAATATAATGGAATAATATGTGATCGAAACAAGAGCGGACCTTGAACGGATCGGGGCTTAAAACGTCTTGGACACATTGTGAAAACAGTTATTTAACAGAGCGTCGATTTGCAGCCTTGTGtttatgataatttttattCGTATTGGTATAGTAACCTCCCACACTTTTTGCATTTCCTTCTACGTCATTAAGTGCACGTAGAACCGCAATATTGCAAGGTCAAAGTCTCGAGAGAAGCTAAATGTTATCTCCCGGAGACGCTGATTTACATAACGATGCCAAAAGGGTATCGTAACGATAGCTTGATCGTATCTTAATTATCAACGATCGCAAGAAAGTATTACGAGAGTGattgaattataatttgataCGATTTGTTACGAATTTGTTAACTCTGTTCCATTTATTGCACATTTGTTAGAATGTTATTTACTGCGTCGGAACACTACGCGTCAACGCAGCATATTTCATTAATGTATTTGTGCCCATCCTCGTTTGAAGtcaattataaaacaaaagacGTGATTACAATTATTTAGCATTTGATTAGCGActagtatttaatttaaattcgaagcagatgaatttgaaaaaaaaaactatGTTAGAGATCTTGAAACTAAGTTAGGTAATGTAAATGGAGGAATGAAAATTATGATTATACCTTTGCACTACGTTCACTTATGCGGACTGTGCCTATCTGACCACAGGAATACTGAGGCATTTTGTGATAATCGTGCTTTTAGAGCGATAAGCATTCGATTAGCATGACGAATTAAGTTGATAAGCTGATGATAATATCTTGTTACCCCAAACATTAATAGTTATTTTTATACACATAAAAAATGTAGCAAAGAAACACcttgatataaaataaattgaacacaTTCATTTATAATAGATAAAAGTTACTATTTACTTGTTATCAACATTTTACAATACATATTCATTGTTTGTTTCAGGTGGAACAATTTAGAAACGTTGCAAAACAAAAAGTCTCAAAATGGTATGTAAAAAGCAgttattatacatttatgttatctggttaattattaacaataattgttatataataTTTCCTTTTTAGGATAACAAAGTACCGACGGAGATGGACACCTTCTTACCCCAAGATGGGTCCAATCCAAAAGATGGGGTATTAACCAAGTAAGAtgattttaaattcacaaataatcGAAGTCTGATTTTCGATAGAGCAACATTTTATATGGTCATCCATTTTATTTGACATAACGTATTAATTCTTGTTGCAGATACAAAGTGCAAGTTGCTTCACGAGACGTGGAAACTGGCCAGGGTGATGGAAAAACGTTTGATCCCTTCAGCGAACGAAGAGTAGATAACCCGACGACGTAAGAGCGATTGCGATATATAAgagatttacaaaaatatttaatataatcgaTACTTTCAACTTTGCTCGGTACACTTGTCTGTAATCATTACGCATCGTTTATACACTTAGGTCAAAGATCACAGCAATAATAAAGCcgatatttaatgaaatattggAGATTAAAAGTCctttattaaaaaagtaattcCTTAGTTTATATTGGCTGACGATCaattgattttgaaattaaactTCTTAAGTAAACTAAGAACGTAACGATGAAACGTATGAGGTATTTGGAAGTATATGTAaataaggatctagggatataggtatttaggaatGTATATCTAAATATAACATACACATGTTTCACTTGAAAAGTATGCTCGGtattttcttacatttatttaaagaacAACAAGACTGTTTTTCATTGTATAGCACAGACACCCATTAAACAATTTTCTTGTATCATTCCAGTGACTGCGACACGTTAACGCATTTACTAAAAGCCTCGCTTGGAACAGGCATACTGTCTATGCCAGTTGCGTTCAAGAACGCGGGTCTTCTCCTTGGTGTGTTTTCCACGATCTTGGTAGCATTTGTATGCACACACTGTGCATATATCTTGGTAAATAAACGCTAAGATATTAAGTCCGATAATGAACAGTATAACAGAGatttaatacttaaatttatGACTTAGGTAAAATGTGCACACGTCCTTTATTACAAAACAAGGCGTTCAGAGATGAGCTTTGCCGACGTAGCAGAAGCTGCGTTTTCTACGGGACCACAATGGGGAAGAAAGTTTGCAAAGCCAATTAGGTAAAACGGGTTTATCTTGTGGATAACAGTACCATGTATAATTAGATATGATAACAATGTATGATCTCTTTATCTATAGGTATCTTATACAAATTAGTTTATTCGCAACGTACTTCGGCACCTGCAGCGTGTACACCGTCATCGTTGCTACGAACTTCAACCAAATTATTCATCACTATAAAGATGCGGAGACTCCGGACTTCAGTTTGCGATTGATGATCGCTTGTTTATTGATCCCGATGATACTTCTCAGTTATGTACCCAATCTGAAGTATCTTGCACCTGTTTCTATGGTTGCCAATATCTTCATGGGAACAGGACTAGGAATAACCTTTTACTACTTGGTTTGGGATCTCCCCTCTTTCAACTCTGTGCCTTTATTTGCGTCCATAGAggatttcccaaaattcttcaGCATTACTATTTTTGCAATGGAAGCAATAGGTACTCTTCATTGATCTTTGATTATTCGAATGTATACCCAAGGAATTGCGACTAAAGGAATAGTGTTTCAGGTGTTGTAATGCCACtggagaataatatgaaaaCACCGCAACATTTTGTTGGAATCTGTGGTGTTCTTAATAAAGGAATGTCTGGAGTTACGTTGATATATATTTTGTTGGGATTCTTAGGATACCTAAAGTATGGTATTCGAACTGAGGACACTATCACGTTGAATTTACCAATGGAAGAAATGTAAGGGTCACAGttgcagtctcgctatatgcCAATTACTAGTGTAGCACAACTGTGGTACTAATTATAtttcgtgtttttttttttttttacagacCAGCCCAAgttgtacaaattttaatagcACTTGCAGTTTACTGTACATTCGGTTTGCAGTTTTATGTGTGCCTTGATATTGCATGGAACGGTATCAAAGACCGATTCCAGAAGAAACCGTTATTAGCAAACTATATTTTGAGAACAGTAATAGTTACAGGAGCAGGTATGAGTCTTATACTTGATAACATGTTGCGTAACATGATTTTGTTTACGAGTAATGTTAGCATTGATATTACAGAAGAGATTAaacgaaatatatttatattgcagTTTTACTGGCCGTGATTGTACCAACTATCGGACCTTTTATCGGTCTAATTGGTGCATTCTGTTTTTCGATATTGGGACTTTTAATTCCCGTGTTTATCGAAACAGTAACATATTGGGACGTTGGTTTTGGAGCAGGAAATTGGGTAGCGCTAAAGAACATCATCATATGTATTATTGGTTTCATGGCTTTAGTATTTGGATCTCGCAGTTCATTAATACAAATCGTAGCGCTGTACAGTTAAAAATTACTTTTGTCAATAATAGATTAGTAGATATTCCAATGTTCCAAACTGTAAAATGTTTGGATGCCGTTTTTTAACAGATTTTAATGcaataaatttctgaacttttatattttataaagacaATCATAAAAGTGAAGAAAGTTTTATAAACGAGAAAcactaattataataatttgttttaaGAATGAATACAATGCAGAATATACAGAAGTTTATATCACAAATTTGAATGCCATGTACGCGATTGCTAGAAGTATTTCAGTAAAATGAGAAGAAAGTATTTATTATACCAATGTTTCAAATGCTGTGCaaatgaaaatatcaaaaataaattcttcTAAGAACAATAAACCGATGAATCGATATTCGGTACAAacgataatttaaattatatctaCGCACAAATAACCAGTACAATATCAGAAATAATATCCACGAAGGTTATATGAGAAGATTTAATAGTTGAAAAGTAGCTAATGAATTATTAGATATAATAAatgttcttatttataaaatttaatgtttaaaaattatatagaatctattaattatacaaactaGGAAAAACTAACAGTATTTAGattatgaataatattttgtatttgatcAGTAAGTTAAAAACAATTTCAATTGCCCAAAATGATTAACCTTATTTAATGCAGTGCGAATTCTTCTTTTAAtctaaaacttttatatttttataactgtaattgtatgctaTTTGGATTATATATAGGAATATTTATATGCATCAGTTGATTTTGAGTTATTAATCAAATCTCAGAGTATAACCTTCCAtgttttctaaatttaagaacacaatttgttaatttatagtaaatataaaaaattgttataataatcAAAACATATATATGAAATTTCTATGGAAAGTTttagatataaaaattgtgCACGAGAAAATAAGTTCCTGTTACATAAACTGTGCATATAATAGATACACAGTATATGAAATGTTTCACTCTTGTGTGTTgcatttaatataaatacatattttgaaaagaaaaagGATATAGTTTTTTTTCAAAGCTACATTGCTTACCAAACttgtaatcaattttttatacaattgttggaaatatttacatattcacaattaaaaaaaatacaaaatggaattattgtaactttaaaatacaagTCATTTTATAACATGTTCTTATGTTTTATTGTTCCAAACTTTATCGTACACCTTAAGAagtaatacttttatgtaaataataattacatttttatatgttaatgTTAATAGTACAAAATATTAGATCTACATTTTGCcttatcaatttatattaacTGTACATTGATATTAATCTAAATGAAGcatggaaataaaaatttaacaggTTATTTTTCTAATGGTgcataatttagaagtttttcaATTAAGTCTACATGTCCAAGGAGCATTCTGCGGCAACAATATCGTTTTAATCCCAATGCATCAAGCGCATCTCTGTAACATACACATGTACCACATAATGCAATAATATCTACAGCTTAAATTTCATGAAAGGTAGATAActctttatataaatatatacttttTGAAACGATAGTTGAAAAACATTACAATTCATTATTTGACTGAATTTAATGCACTTTAGTTGATTGCAATGAACTCGAAGTTAAGGTTAAGTTTCTTATCAATATGGGTATTATGCATAAATTACAAAG
Proteins encoded in this window:
- the path gene encoding solute carrier family 36 member pathetic, with the protein product MDNKVPTEMDTFLPQDGSNPKDGVLTKYKVQVASRDVETGQGDGKTFDPFSERRVDNPTTDCDTLTHLLKASLGTGILSMPVAFKNAGLLLGVFSTILVAFVCTHCAYILVKCAHVLYYKTRRSEMSFADVAEAAFSTGPQWGRKFAKPIRYLIQISLFATYFGTCSVYTVIVATNFNQIIHHYKDAETPDFSLRLMIACLLIPMILLSYVPNLKYLAPVSMVANIFMGTGLGITFYYLVWDLPSFNSVPLFASIEDFPKFFSITIFAMEAIGVVMPLENNMKTPQHFVGICGVLNKGMSGVTLIYILLGFLGYLKYGIRTEDTITLNLPMEEIPAQVVQILIALAVYCTFGLQFYVCLDIAWNGIKDRFQKKPLLANYILRTVIVTGAVLLAVIVPTIGPFIGLIGAFCFSILGLLIPVFIETVTYWDVGFGAGNWVALKNIIICIIGFMALVFGSRSSLIQIVALYS
- the Rpb10 gene encoding DNA-directed RNA polymerases I, II, and III subunit Rpb10; the protein is MIIPVRCFTCGKVIGNKWEAYLGLLQAEYTEGDALDALGLKRYCCRRMLLGHVDLIEKLLNYAPLEK